One genomic window of Melanotaenia boesemani isolate fMelBoe1 chromosome 20, fMelBoe1.pri, whole genome shotgun sequence includes the following:
- the LOC121631619 gene encoding uncharacterized protein LOC121631619 has product MTLITILIWTLACCCFTGCSGQVTVTQPPVVTISPGSTVTLKCRTMDLWLKMLQCITRTNVHISCETVTVVSTKQSFSVSLKQVCVCRGESVLHDFMLLCSSQFKFLCHRECEPFSCSHTETCIRMMFPITLTVMLGFLCQKSSADNFLTQADKSKSVSVGGTVTISATGSSNIGATLSWYLQKPGQPPKLLIYVSSTLLSGTPSRFRGSRSGSQYTLTISGVQAEDAGDYYCLGYHGSGVFTQ; this is encoded by the exons ATGACTCTCATCACCATCCTCATCTGGACGCTGGcctgctgctgttttacag GATGCAGCGGTCAGGTGACTGTGACACAGCCTCCAGTAGTGACAATTAGTCCAGGATCCACTGTTACTCTCAAATGTAGGACCA TGGACCTctggctgaagatgctgcagtgtaTTACT AGGACAAACGTCCACATTTCTTGTGAGACTGTCACTGTCGTCTCAACTAAGcaaagtttttctgtttcactaaaacaggtgtgtgtttgcCGTGGTGAAAGTGTTTTGCATGATTTTATGCTTCTCTGCTCCTCACAGTTTAAGTTCCTCTGTCACAGAGAGTGTGAACCGTTTTCATGCTCACACACTGAAACCTGCATCAGGATGATGTTTCCAATAACTTTGACTGTTATGTTGGGTTTTCTGTGTCAGA aGTCGTCTGCCGACAattttctgactcaggctgaTAAATCCAAGTCTGTCAGTGTTGGAGGGACTGTGACCATCAGCGCCACAGGGAGTTCAAACATTGGTGCCACTCTCAGTTGGTACCTTCAGAAACCTGGACAGCCTCCTAAACTTCTTATATATGTGTCTTCAACCTTGTTGTCAGGAACTCCGTCTAGATTCAGAGGCAGTAGATCTGGTTCTCAGTACACTTTAACCATCAGTGGTGTCCAGGCTGAAGATGCTGGAGATTATTACTGTCTGGGCTATCATGGTAGTggagtgttcacacagtga